From the Thermoanaerobaculia bacterium genome, the window CCGACCTGTCGAAGGCGGGAGTGGGCGCCGCGACGATCCGGAAGCTCGGGCCGCTCGTAACGGCGGGCGGTGCCGCCGCGGCTCGGCCCACGAGGGCCGGGAAGGCGGCCGCGCCGGCGTCCCCTGGCATGGTCGACATCAACACCGCGTCGCAGAAAGAACTGGAGGGGCTGCCCGGAGTCGGCGTCGCGACGGCGAAGAAGATCATCGCCGGCCGGCCCTACTCTTCCGTCGCCGATCTGTCCCGCGTGGGAGTTTCCGCGAAGACGATCGAGAAGCTCGCGCCGCTCGTGACGGCGGGCGCCGCGGGAACCGCAGCTGCTCCGTCGGCTCCGGCCCTACCGCCCGCTCCGTCGCGCCGCGGCGAAGCGGCCCCGGCTCCGGCCCCGCCGGCGCCCTACGCTGAGGCGCCGTCTGCTCAGGCGCCCTCGGCGCAGGAGACGGAGACGCCGACGCCCCAGGTTCGGACGCCTCCGTCGGCGGGAATGGTCTGGGTGAACACGGCGACGAAGGTCTACCACCGCGAAGGCGATCCGTGGTACGGCCGGACGAAGGCCGGCAAGTTCATGACGGAGGCCGACGCGATCAAGGCGGGGTATCGCGCCTCCAAGCAGAGCATGCCGAGGAAGTAATCTCCGCCTCCGCCGTTACCGTGCTCGAAGGCCGCGGTTCAGCCGCGGCCTTTTCTCGTCCGGGGCGCGCACGAGCCAGGTCCGGGCCCAGCCGTTACGCGTGAAGAACGAAGGAGCGACGACGCACGAGAAACGCGCCGAGGCGCGAGCCCGGCGGGATGCGGGCGCCCGATCCCGCGGCCGCGGCGTACCGGGGCGTACGTTAAGGCCGCGGGTCGTGGCGCACGCGCCCGCCCGGCTCGATGCATC encodes:
- a CDS encoding helix-hairpin-helix domain-containing protein, encoding DLSKAGVGAATIRKLGPLVTAGGAAAARPTRAGKAAAPASPGMVDINTASQKELEGLPGVGVATAKKIIAGRPYSSVADLSRVGVSAKTIEKLAPLVTAGAAGTAAAPSAPALPPAPSRRGEAAPAPAPPAPYAEAPSAQAPSAQETETPTPQVRTPPSAGMVWVNTATKVYHREGDPWYGRTKAGKFMTEADAIKAGYRASKQSMPRK